From a single Halobellus ruber genomic region:
- a CDS encoding 2-oxoacid:acceptor oxidoreductase subunit alpha encodes MPADFNWAIGGEAGDGIDSTGKIFAQALSRAGRHVFTSKDFASRIRGGYTAYKIRTSVDPVQSVVDRLDVLIALTPRTIEENLEELHEGSVIVYDGERTTMANVEIPDGMVGLDVPLKRLAEEAGGAIMRNVVALGAACEVTGFPIENLDSALEKRFASKGQALVDNNKEAARSGQDYVAEECDVDLGYELETTDSDYVLLNGDEAIGMGAIAAGCKFYAGYPITPATDVMEYLVGRIERFGGHVVQAEDELSAINMALGAARAGARSMTATSGPGIDLMTETFGLVATSETPLVIVDVMRSGPSTGMPTKQEQGDLNGLLYGGHGEIPRFVLAPTTISECFWKTVEAFNLAEKYQTPVYLVADLSMAVTEQTFTPETFDMDDVEVDRGKVVDEETLDEWQNEKGQFKPHAITDDGVSPRAFPGTVDGAHMSTGLEHDELGRRTEDTGMRVEQVDKRNRKVGTAREEETWDPREFGDPDSETLVISWGSNEGPMTEAIEMLAGEGIDLHFLSVPYIFPRPDLTDAVEAAERVVVVECNATGQFADIVEHDTLTRVDRINKYDGVRFNADELAAEIKATVAETEVTQ; translated from the coding sequence ATGCCCGCGGACTTCAATTGGGCCATCGGTGGAGAGGCCGGCGATGGCATCGACTCGACGGGGAAGATCTTCGCCCAGGCCCTGTCCCGGGCGGGGCGGCACGTGTTCACGTCGAAGGACTTCGCGTCCCGGATCCGCGGCGGCTATACGGCGTACAAGATCCGGACCTCCGTCGACCCCGTCCAGAGCGTCGTGGACCGACTCGACGTGCTCATCGCCTTGACCCCGCGGACGATCGAGGAGAACCTCGAGGAACTCCACGAGGGCTCGGTGATCGTCTACGACGGCGAACGAACCACGATGGCCAACGTCGAGATCCCCGACGGGATGGTCGGGCTCGACGTTCCCCTCAAACGGCTCGCCGAGGAGGCCGGCGGGGCGATCATGCGCAACGTCGTCGCGCTCGGCGCGGCGTGTGAGGTCACGGGCTTTCCGATCGAGAACCTCGACAGCGCCTTAGAGAAGCGGTTCGCCTCCAAGGGCCAGGCGCTCGTCGACAACAACAAGGAGGCGGCCCGGAGCGGCCAGGACTACGTGGCCGAGGAGTGCGACGTCGACCTCGGCTACGAACTGGAGACCACCGATTCCGATTACGTCCTGCTCAACGGCGACGAGGCGATCGGGATGGGCGCCATCGCCGCGGGGTGTAAGTTCTACGCGGGCTACCCGATCACGCCCGCGACCGACGTGATGGAGTATCTGGTCGGCCGGATCGAGCGGTTCGGCGGCCACGTCGTCCAGGCGGAGGACGAACTCTCGGCGATCAATATGGCGCTCGGCGCGGCGCGGGCCGGCGCGCGGTCGATGACTGCCACCTCCGGCCCCGGGATCGACCTGATGACGGAGACCTTCGGGCTGGTGGCCACGAGCGAGACGCCGCTGGTGATCGTCGACGTGATGCGGTCGGGCCCTTCGACGGGGATGCCGACCAAACAGGAGCAGGGCGACTTGAACGGGCTGCTGTACGGCGGCCACGGCGAGATCCCACGGTTCGTGCTCGCCCCGACCACGATCTCGGAGTGTTTCTGGAAGACCGTCGAGGCGTTCAACCTCGCCGAGAAGTACCAGACGCCGGTGTACCTCGTCGCCGACCTCTCGATGGCGGTGACCGAGCAGACGTTCACCCCCGAGACGTTCGACATGGACGACGTGGAGGTGGACCGCGGGAAAGTCGTCGACGAGGAGACGCTCGACGAGTGGCAAAACGAGAAGGGCCAGTTCAAGCCCCACGCGATCACCGACGACGGCGTGTCGCCGCGGGCGTTCCCCGGGACCGTCGACGGCGCACACATGTCGACAGGGCTGGAACACGACGAACTCGGCCGACGGACCGAGGACACCGGAATGCGCGTCGAGCAGGTCGACAAGCGCAACCGAAAGGTCGGGACCGCCCGCGAGGAGGAGACGTGGGACCCCCGGGAGTTCGGCGACCCCGACTCCGAGACGCTCGTGATCTCGTGGGGGTCAAACGAGGGGCCGATGACCGAGGCGATCGAGATGCTCGCCGGGGAGGGGATCGATCTCCACTTCCTTTCGGTGCCGTACATCTTCCCGCGGCCGGACCTCACCGACGCCGTCGAGGCCGCCGAGCGGGTCGTCGTCGTGGAGTGTAACGCCACCGGCCAGTTCGCCGACATCGTGGAGCACGACACCCTCACGCGGGTGGATCGGATCAACAAGTACGACGGCGTGCGGTTCAACGCGGACGAACTCGCCGCGGAGATCAAAGCGACCGTCGCGGAAACGGAGGTTACCCAATGA
- the glnA2 gene encoding gamma-glutamylputrescine synthetase: protein MTDADDVLHRVDADDVELVRIVFVNNSGVPRGRVVDAESLPGVLEEGTNVTQAMQSFNALDALAPEGRYGPAGEVRVVPDPETYTDLPYAERAALLLADLRDLDGEPWAAGPRAQLREYLDDIGAEGYVPRLSFESEFYYTTETDDGETVPFDDSTCFASEGMQSAHDPILDTVDALKSQGMGLSAYYPEYGPGQQELVVDHDDGVAASDSQILFTETVKAVADAHGLGASFRPTPFDGLPGNGCHIHLSVWREGENVLYDPDAEGRYPLSDAGRFFVGGLLEHAPALVAVTAPTVESYDRLAPGMWASAYTCWGHDNREAMVRIPSVDADNPEATTRVEFKPADNTTNPYLAQLGLLAAGFDGIERELDPGEPLNRDPGGVDDAELRERGIERLPESLAAALDAFEADDVLAEALGEPLHGSFLEVKRSEWAQSTEDGEVDTDYLDRGF from the coding sequence ATGACGGACGCCGACGACGTGCTTCACCGCGTCGACGCCGACGACGTCGAACTGGTCAGGATCGTCTTCGTGAACAACAGCGGGGTTCCCCGCGGCCGCGTGGTCGACGCCGAGTCGCTGCCGGGCGTGCTCGAGGAGGGGACGAACGTGACGCAGGCGATGCAGTCGTTCAACGCTTTGGACGCCCTCGCCCCGGAGGGGCGGTACGGGCCCGCCGGCGAGGTGCGGGTCGTCCCCGACCCGGAGACGTACACCGACCTCCCCTACGCGGAGCGGGCGGCGCTGCTGCTCGCGGACCTCCGGGACCTCGACGGCGAGCCGTGGGCGGCCGGGCCGCGCGCCCAACTCCGGGAGTACCTCGACGACATCGGCGCTGAGGGGTACGTCCCGCGGCTCTCCTTCGAGAGCGAGTTCTACTACACAACGGAGACCGACGATGGCGAGACGGTGCCGTTCGACGACTCGACGTGCTTCGCCAGCGAGGGGATGCAGAGCGCCCACGACCCGATCCTCGACACCGTCGACGCCTTGAAGTCACAGGGGATGGGGCTGTCGGCGTACTACCCCGAGTACGGGCCGGGCCAGCAGGAACTCGTCGTCGACCACGACGACGGCGTCGCGGCCTCGGACAGCCAGATCCTGTTCACGGAGACCGTCAAGGCGGTCGCCGACGCCCACGGGCTCGGCGCCTCGTTCCGGCCGACGCCGTTCGACGGGCTGCCGGGCAACGGCTGCCACATCCACCTGTCGGTGTGGCGCGAGGGCGAGAACGTGCTGTACGATCCCGACGCCGAGGGGCGGTACCCGCTAAGCGACGCCGGCCGCTTCTTCGTCGGCGGACTCCTGGAGCACGCGCCGGCGCTGGTGGCGGTGACGGCCCCGACCGTCGAGTCCTACGACCGGTTGGCGCCGGGGATGTGGGCGTCGGCGTACACCTGCTGGGGCCACGACAACCGCGAAGCGATGGTCCGGATTCCCTCGGTCGACGCCGACAACCCCGAGGCCACGACCCGTGTGGAGTTCAAGCCCGCTGACAACACCACGAACCCGTATCTCGCCCAGCTCGGGCTGCTCGCCGCCGGGTTCGACGGGATCGAGCGGGAACTCGACCCCGGCGAGCCGCTGAACCGGGATCCGGGCGGCGTCGACGACGCGGAGCTCCGGGAGCGCGGAATCGAGCGGCTGCCGGAGTCGCTGGCGGCGGCGCTCGACGCCTTCGAGGCCGACGACGTGCTCGCCGAGGCGCTGGGCGAGCCACTCCACGGGTCGTTCCTCGAAGTCAAGCGCAGCGAGTGGGCGCAATCGACCGAGGACGGCGAGGTCGACACCGACTACCTCGACCGGGGGTTCTAA
- a CDS encoding N-acyl homoserine lactonase family protein — translation MSPRVTPLCCGSIAMDAAVDLVGESGRIEAPSTVYLIEATETILVDTSFGDPDRVTGRHPGFECHRSDDRRLRRVLDAEGYAPADVDTVVFSHLDWDHCHNLDPFGESTEFVVQREELSYATDPYPPHAVRYEASSTGPTRPWTTRDLTAIDGEVELCPGVVAFPTPGHTVGHQSIAVETDAGTTVVAADAVPTFGNVDREAGVPQHLGGAVDQVAWWESATAVLDRGDEILPGHDWAILDAEPVGLVE, via the coding sequence ATGTCGCCACGCGTCACGCCGCTGTGCTGTGGGTCGATCGCGATGGACGCCGCGGTGGATCTGGTCGGGGAGTCCGGGCGGATCGAGGCCCCGTCGACGGTGTACCTGATCGAGGCCACGGAGACCATCCTCGTGGATACGAGTTTCGGCGATCCCGACCGAGTGACCGGCCGCCACCCCGGCTTCGAGTGTCACCGGAGCGACGACCGACGGCTCCGACGGGTGCTCGACGCCGAGGGGTACGCGCCCGCCGACGTCGACACGGTCGTCTTCTCACACCTCGATTGGGACCACTGCCACAACCTCGATCCCTTCGGGGAGTCGACGGAGTTCGTCGTCCAGCGGGAGGAACTGTCGTACGCGACCGACCCGTATCCCCCGCACGCGGTCCGGTATGAGGCGTCCTCGACGGGGCCGACGCGACCGTGGACCACGCGCGATCTCACGGCGATCGACGGCGAGGTCGAACTCTGTCCGGGCGTCGTGGCCTTCCCGACGCCGGGACACACCGTCGGCCACCAGTCGATCGCCGTCGAGACCGACGCCGGGACGACGGTGGTCGCCGCCGACGCGGTGCCGACCTTCGGGAACGTCGACCGCGAGGCGGGGGTGCCACAGCACTTGGGCGGGGCGGTGGACCAGGTCGCGTGGTGGGAGAGCGCGACGGCGGTGCTCGACCGCGGCGACGAGATCCTGCCGGGCCACGACTGGGCGATCCTCGATGCGGAGCCGGTCGGGTTAGTGGAGTGA
- a CDS encoding succinylglutamate desuccinylase/aspartoacylase domain-containing protein: MRVETVGPDDTADAPEVAAVGGIHGDEPCGVRAIERFLDEGPVEHLERPVKLVVANERALEAGTRYVEGDLNRLFPGDPASDTYEERLAHDLWEAINDCTILGFHSTVSFDEPFGTLADLTPGKAEIMRALPLAHAADFTGVVSGRSVNLPGFVNVEAGYQGSDAAADTAYDCLLAYLRVMDALPGEPEPTPTAHYRVRETLEKSPGTTYRVHAGNFERVAPGTAYATTGTGEELTAETEFWPVLLSASGHDALLGYAADRTGEIGAVAGE, translated from the coding sequence ATGCGAGTCGAGACAGTCGGCCCCGACGATACGGCCGACGCGCCGGAGGTCGCAGCGGTCGGCGGGATCCACGGCGACGAGCCCTGTGGCGTCCGCGCCATCGAACGGTTTCTCGACGAGGGCCCGGTCGAGCACCTCGAACGGCCGGTGAAACTCGTCGTTGCCAACGAGCGCGCGCTCGAAGCGGGCACCCGCTACGTCGAGGGCGACCTCAACCGGCTGTTCCCCGGCGACCCCGCAAGCGACACCTACGAGGAACGATTGGCGCACGACCTCTGGGAGGCGATCAACGACTGTACGATCCTCGGGTTTCACTCCACGGTCTCCTTCGACGAGCCGTTCGGGACGCTCGCGGATCTCACGCCGGGGAAGGCGGAGATCATGCGGGCGCTGCCGCTCGCCCACGCCGCGGACTTCACCGGGGTCGTGTCGGGTCGGAGCGTGAACCTGCCGGGGTTCGTGAACGTCGAGGCCGGCTACCAGGGCTCCGACGCCGCGGCCGACACCGCCTACGACTGCCTGCTGGCGTACCTCCGTGTGATGGACGCACTCCCCGGCGAGCCGGAGCCGACGCCGACGGCCCACTACCGCGTCCGGGAGACGCTGGAGAAGTCCCCGGGCACGACCTACCGGGTCCACGCCGGGAACTTCGAGCGCGTCGCCCCCGGAACCGCCTACGCGACGACTGGGACCGGCGAGGAACTGACCGCCGAAACCGAGTTCTGGCCCGTGCTGCTGTCGGCGAGCGGCCACGACGCGCTGCTGGGGTACGCGGCCGATCGGACCGGCGAGATCGGCGCGGTCGCCGGGGAGTGA
- a CDS encoding ferredoxin--NADP reductase: MDATVAVTAVRDVGPRTIAIEFEAPADLDAEPGQFLKLVGTVDGEEYSRFYTLSSPGVDDTFEITVGIDPEEAGPFSEFLADLAAGDTVDISGPFGRNFYEGESRVVVLAGGPGVGPAVGIGEAVVADGNDVAVVYRADAPAHAERLDALEAAGASVVVTDGDIDGHVAAAVTGAADEQVFVYGFEGFIEDATAALDGAGVDPDDAKVENFG; the protein is encoded by the coding sequence ATGGATGCGACAGTCGCCGTCACCGCGGTCCGGGACGTGGGACCGCGGACGATCGCGATCGAGTTCGAGGCGCCCGCGGATCTCGACGCCGAGCCCGGACAGTTCCTGAAGCTCGTCGGCACCGTCGACGGCGAGGAGTACTCGCGGTTCTACACGCTCTCCTCGCCGGGCGTCGACGACACCTTCGAGATCACCGTCGGCATCGACCCCGAGGAGGCCGGACCGTTCAGCGAGTTCCTCGCCGACCTCGCGGCGGGCGACACCGTCGACATCTCCGGGCCGTTCGGTCGGAACTTCTACGAGGGCGAGTCCCGCGTGGTCGTGCTCGCGGGCGGCCCGGGCGTCGGCCCCGCGGTCGGGATCGGCGAGGCGGTCGTCGCCGACGGCAACGATGTCGCCGTGGTCTACCGGGCCGACGCACCCGCCCACGCCGAGCGGCTCGACGCGCTCGAAGCGGCTGGCGCGTCCGTGGTGGTCACCGACGGCGACATCGACGGCCACGTCGCTGCCGCGGTCACGGGGGCAGCCGACGAACAGGTGTTCGTCTACGGGTTCGAGGGGTTCATCGAGGACGCGACCGCGGCGCTCGATGGTGCGGGGGTCGACCCCGACGACGCCAAGGTCGAGAACTTCGGGTAG